Proteins encoded in a region of the Rhodothermales bacterium genome:
- a CDS encoding GreA/GreB family elongation factor yields the protein MKKTARQNTLYVTELDRGMLYRLITSRQPAGQDVKSLVDLTDELERAVVVPSTDVPPTVVTLNSRVRIRDVDTGEKGEYTLVMPGSADFRQGRVSVLAPVGTALLGQQEGDVVEWVVPAGRKRFCIEAVLYQPEAAGAEGALAVA from the coding sequence ATGAAAAAGACCGCTCGTCAGAATACCCTCTACGTCACGGAACTGGACCGGGGCATGCTCTACCGGCTCATCACGTCGCGGCAGCCGGCAGGCCAGGACGTCAAGTCTCTCGTAGACCTGACGGACGAGCTAGAGCGGGCCGTCGTCGTCCCCTCCACGGACGTTCCCCCGACCGTCGTCACCCTCAACTCACGGGTGCGGATCCGGGACGTTGATACCGGTGAGAAAGGGGAATACACCCTCGTAATGCCGGGCAGCGCCGACTTCCGCCAAGGAAGGGTCTCGGTGCTCGCGCCGGTGGGCACGGCGCTGCTCGGGCAGCAGGAGGGGGACGTCGTGGAATGGGTCGTCCCCGCCGGACGGAAGCGGTTCTGCATCGAGGCCGTCCTGTATCAACCGGAAGCCGCCGGCGCAGAGGGAGCGTTGGCCGTTGCGTGA